The Nothobranchius furzeri strain GRZ-AD chromosome 8, NfurGRZ-RIMD1, whole genome shotgun sequence genome includes a region encoding these proteins:
- the ankrd24 gene encoding ankyrin repeat domain-containing protein 24 isoform X1 has translation MDPQQPVFSLMKRFCPCLSLLPLPSQDWSKSDERLLQAVEQNEPDKVSALIVKKGLCPTKLDSDGKSAFHVCASRGRLDCLEVIIAHGADLSVTDGAGFSALHLAAKNGQSECLKRLLQERLAVDCTDSIGRTPLHHAGISGCLPCTETLWDFKANLNIQDNEGTTPLILAAQMSRVELCAFLLGRGADANIQDSQGRSALMLACESDSVETVKALLRGGANTQLVDSLGHKAVDYSVTIGNQRIIRMLQDGVPPASEGKDEEIKDLPPSAKSPSPAPRVRSPEPPKSSSPSPLPPETQQSAQSEDEEVFEEIRRLRLERARLLQKIQALERQQQSALSALEELSQLKQRLAESEAERDKLLEELKGTHGFGASDSEDMDEMLDFPEKLLSKRSRASPGLEEANSQPDTDSASPSSAPADPRTVTELRRQIEELTSQNSELVLKVQMLEMFEKDDTDMQAAGPDSVPLVQYETLRKEFEVIQERLSQAQASLEDSRVAEELGDEKCEEGDAESPDALREKLHGLEDQLASSKSELEELKEQMRLGVLSVESVEGNIAAAVAGAAEEGASQEAQQLRARVTELEDKLAKGQRQADTIQQLTEKVKELQAALAQRESNHTQGESETVKSLRDKVAELQSALAESSVSEKGGAAAGDGNQIRRLQDRLGELEGELQKCVPRSELEEVQVTLGLQCEQLARERAEVARRLNDALLELERLKPPLRGDEEEEEDEEEDHSESSEPSLMSEHSRRLLAKVREDLEVARQEAAQALDCLCAEREGRAQDALQLKDAVPLSKHEEALSALSERVAQVLQELQEEKTLRAEAEEKVASLEAQLQTTQDTVSKEEHDKVKEELRRALQDNESTAAAAQDALREREMELRELKSQKAAEQGLISKEDHEALRLSLQAEINAATARFNDLTRKHEKTCTEVFQVQREALFHKSERQAAESQLASVQQQLTELQARSSHIQELHRDIQESQGLVKEKDRKITELSKEVFRLKEALGALSPPLGITSSSSFSTIQQVNPGQQVALQNRISILTQQLQDWEKKHKHVVTVYRSHLLAAVQGRMDEEVQRLLLQILRMTQQGD, from the exons ATGGATCCTCAGCAGCCTGTTTTTAGCCTGATGAAGCGCTTCTGCCCTTGTCTCAGTCTCCTGCCTCTGCCA AGTCAGGACTGGAGCAAGAGTGATGAAAGACTCTTGCAGGCCGTGGAGCAGAATGAACCTGACAAAGTCTCGGCTCTCATCGTCAAAAAGGGTCTCTGTCCCACCAAGCTGGACTCTGACGGCAAGTCAGC GTTCCATGTgtgtgcatccagaggccgattAGACTGCCTGGAGGTGATCATCGCTCATGGAGCCGACCTCAGCGTCACTGATGGGGCTG GCTTTAGCGCCCTTCATCTTGCAGCCAAAAACGGACAGTCAGAGTGTTTAAAGAGACTCTTGCAG GAGAGGCTGGCTGTGGATTGCACTGACAGCATTGGTAGGACACCACTTCATCATGCAG GGATCAGTGGCTGCCTGCCCTGCACAGAGACCCTGTGGGACTTCAAAGCCAATCTGAATATCCAGGACAAT GAAGGCACCACCCCGCTGATCTTAGCGGCACAGATGAGCAGGGTGGAGCTGTGTGCCTTTCTTCTGGGTCGGGGTGCTGATGCAAACATACAGGACAGCCAAGGCAG GTCTGCTCTGATGCTGGCATGTGAGAGTGACAGTGTGGAGACTGTAAAAGCTCTGCTGAGAGGCGGAGCCAACACACAGCTGGTGGACTCCCTTGGGCACAAAGCTGTCGACTACAGCGTAACCATAGGCAACCAACGCATCATCCGGATGTTGCAGGATGGAGTTCCTCCAG CTTCTGAGGGCAAGGACGAGGAG ATCAAGGATTTGCCCCCATCTGCCAAGTCTCCAAGTCCAGCTCCCCGTGTGCGGTCTCCTGAACCTCCAAAGTCCTCGTCTCCCTCCCCTCTTCCTCCAgaaacccagcagtcagcccag TCTGAGGACGAGGAGGTGTTTGAGGAGATTCGGCGGCTGCGACTAGAGAGAGCCCGCCTGCTTCAGAAGATCCAAGCTTTAGAGCGGCAGCAACAGAGcgccctctctgccttggaggag CTTTCCCAACTCAAACAACGTTTGGCAGAATCAGAGGCAGAAAGAGACAAGCTGCTTGAGGAGTTGAAGGGGACTCACGGCTTTGGGGCCAGTGACTCTGAAGACATGGATGAAATGTTGGATTTCCCAG AAAAGCTGCTCTCCAAGCGTTCCAGAGCATCTCCTGGCCTGGAGGAGGCCAATTCCCAACCGGACACAGACTCAGCCAGCCCCTCCTCTGCTCCTGCAGATCCAAGAACTGTAACTGAGCTTCGAAGGCAAATAGAAGAGCTAACTTCACAGAACTCTGAGCTTGTTCTTAAGGTGCAG ATGCTGGAGATGTTTGAGAAGGATGACACCGACATGCAGGCCGCCGGTCCAGACTCAGTCCCTCTGGTTCAGTATGAAACCCTGAGGAAGGAGTTTGAGGTCATTCAGGAGCGCCTCTCCCAGGCCcaagcttcactggaggactctaGAGTAGCTGAGGAGCT TGGCGATGAGAAGTGCGAGGAAGGAGATGCAGAGAGTCCAGACGCTCTGAGAGAAAAACTGCATGGACTGGAGGATCAGTTGGCCTCCTCCAAGTCGGAGCTGGAGGAGCTGAAGGAGCAGATGCGACTTGGGGTGCTTTCTGTGGAGAGTGTTGAAGGAAACATTGCTGCAGCAGTTGCTGGGGCTGCAGAGGAGGGGGCGAGCCAGGAGGCGCAGCAGCTGAGAGCCAGGGTCACAGAGTTAGAGGACAAGCTTGCTAAGGGACAGCGCCAGGCTGACACCATCCAACAGCTGACAGAGAAAGTGAAGGAACTCCAGGCTGCGTTGGCCCAGAGAGAGTCTAACCACACACAAGGAGAGAGCGAAACAGTGAAGTCTCTTCGTGACAAAGTAGCTGAGCTGCAGTCAGCCCTGGCAGAGAGTAGTGTGTCAGAGAAAGGGGGAGCAGCCGCTGGAGATGGAAATCAGATCCGTCGACTTCAAGACCGTTTGGGAGAGTTGGAGGGAGAACTTCAAAAGTGCGTTCCTCGCTCAGAGCTGGAGGAGGTGCAGGTGACTCTTGGACTTCAGTGTGAGCAGCTGGCCAGGGAGAGGGCGGAGGTGGCGAGGAGACTCAACGATGCCTTGCTGGAGCTGGAGAGACTCAAACCTCCTTTACGtggtgatgaggaggaggaggaagatgaggaggaggatcaTTCAGAGAGCTCAGAGCCTTCTCTCATGTCAG AACACTCGAGGCGTTTGTTGGCAAAAGTTAGAGAAGACCTGGAAGTGGCCAGGCAGGAGGCAGCCCAGGCCCTGGACTGTCTCTGTGCTGAGCGAGAGGGACGAGCACAGGACGCCCTGCAGCTAAAGGATGCCGTGCCACTCTCAAAGCACGAAGAGGCTCTGTCTGCACTATCGGAGCGGGTGGCTCAGGTGCTGCAGGAGCTCCAAGAGGAGAAAACTTTACGTGCAGAAGCTGAGGAGAAAGTTGCCAGTCTAGAAGCCCAGTTGCAAACCACACAGGACACCGTTTCCAAAGAGGAGCATGATAAGGTCAAG GAAGAGCTACGTCGCGCTCTGCAGGACAACGAGagtacagcagcagcagctcaggacgcCCTGAGAGAGAGGGAGATGGAGCTGAGGGAGCTGAAGTCTCAGAAGGCAGCAGAACAGGGTCTGATCTCGAAGGAGGACCATGAGGCCCTGAGGCTCTCTTTGCAGGCGGAGATCAACGCCGCTACGGCACGCTTCAACGATCTCACTAGGAAACACGAGAAGACGTGCACGGAG GTGTTCCAGGTCCAAAGGGAGGCATTGTTTCATAAGAGTGAGCGGCAGGCTGCAGAGTCCCAGCTGGCCTCGGTCCAGCAGCAGCTCACTGAGCTACAGGCCCGGTCCAGCCACATCCAGGAGCTCCACAGAGACATCCAGGAGTCCCAGGGTCTGGTCAAAGAGAAGGACCGCAAG ATAACAGAACTGTCTAAGGAAGTGTTTCGGCTAAAAGAGGCCCTGGGAGCTCTGTCGCCTCCTCTTGGGATCACATCTTCCTCCTCATTCTCTACCATCCAGCAAGTCAATCCTGGACAGCAGGTGGCGCTGCAGAACAGGATTTCTATTCTCACACAACAGCTGCAA GACTGGGAGAAAAAGCACAAACATGTGGTGACTGTTTATCGCTCCCATTTACTGGCAGCTGTGCAG GGTCGCATGGATGAAGAAGTGCAGCGGCTGCTGCTCCAGATCCTGAGAATGACACAACAGGGAGACTGA
- the ankrd24 gene encoding ankyrin repeat domain-containing protein 24 isoform X2 — MKSLKAKFKKNESQDWSKSDERLLQAVEQNEPDKVSALIVKKGLCPTKLDSDGKSAFHVCASRGRLDCLEVIIAHGADLSVTDGAGFSALHLAAKNGQSECLKRLLQERLAVDCTDSIGRTPLHHAGISGCLPCTETLWDFKANLNIQDNEGTTPLILAAQMSRVELCAFLLGRGADANIQDSQGRSALMLACESDSVETVKALLRGGANTQLVDSLGHKAVDYSVTIGNQRIIRMLQDGVPPASEGKDEEIKDLPPSAKSPSPAPRVRSPEPPKSSSPSPLPPETQQSAQSEDEEVFEEIRRLRLERARLLQKIQALERQQQSALSALEELSQLKQRLAESEAERDKLLEELKGTHGFGASDSEDMDEMLDFPEKLLSKRSRASPGLEEANSQPDTDSASPSSAPADPRTVTELRRQIEELTSQNSELVLKVQMLEMFEKDDTDMQAAGPDSVPLVQYETLRKEFEVIQERLSQAQASLEDSRVAEELGDEKCEEGDAESPDALREKLHGLEDQLASSKSELEELKEQMRLGVLSVESVEGNIAAAVAGAAEEGASQEAQQLRARVTELEDKLAKGQRQADTIQQLTEKVKELQAALAQRESNHTQGESETVKSLRDKVAELQSALAESSVSEKGGAAAGDGNQIRRLQDRLGELEGELQKCVPRSELEEVQVTLGLQCEQLARERAEVARRLNDALLELERLKPPLRGDEEEEEDEEEDHSESSEPSLMSEHSRRLLAKVREDLEVARQEAAQALDCLCAEREGRAQDALQLKDAVPLSKHEEALSALSERVAQVLQELQEEKTLRAEAEEKVASLEAQLQTTQDTVSKEEHDKVKEELRRALQDNESTAAAAQDALREREMELRELKSQKAAEQGLISKEDHEALRLSLQAEINAATARFNDLTRKHEKTCTEVFQVQREALFHKSERQAAESQLASVQQQLTELQARSSHIQELHRDIQESQGLVKEKDRKITELSKEVFRLKEALGALSPPLGITSSSSFSTIQQVNPGQQVALQNRISILTQQLQDWEKKHKHVVTVYRSHLLAAVQGRMDEEVQRLLLQILRMTQQGD, encoded by the exons ATGAAGAGTTTGAAAGCAAAGTTTAAAAAGAACGAG AGTCAGGACTGGAGCAAGAGTGATGAAAGACTCTTGCAGGCCGTGGAGCAGAATGAACCTGACAAAGTCTCGGCTCTCATCGTCAAAAAGGGTCTCTGTCCCACCAAGCTGGACTCTGACGGCAAGTCAGC GTTCCATGTgtgtgcatccagaggccgattAGACTGCCTGGAGGTGATCATCGCTCATGGAGCCGACCTCAGCGTCACTGATGGGGCTG GCTTTAGCGCCCTTCATCTTGCAGCCAAAAACGGACAGTCAGAGTGTTTAAAGAGACTCTTGCAG GAGAGGCTGGCTGTGGATTGCACTGACAGCATTGGTAGGACACCACTTCATCATGCAG GGATCAGTGGCTGCCTGCCCTGCACAGAGACCCTGTGGGACTTCAAAGCCAATCTGAATATCCAGGACAAT GAAGGCACCACCCCGCTGATCTTAGCGGCACAGATGAGCAGGGTGGAGCTGTGTGCCTTTCTTCTGGGTCGGGGTGCTGATGCAAACATACAGGACAGCCAAGGCAG GTCTGCTCTGATGCTGGCATGTGAGAGTGACAGTGTGGAGACTGTAAAAGCTCTGCTGAGAGGCGGAGCCAACACACAGCTGGTGGACTCCCTTGGGCACAAAGCTGTCGACTACAGCGTAACCATAGGCAACCAACGCATCATCCGGATGTTGCAGGATGGAGTTCCTCCAG CTTCTGAGGGCAAGGACGAGGAG ATCAAGGATTTGCCCCCATCTGCCAAGTCTCCAAGTCCAGCTCCCCGTGTGCGGTCTCCTGAACCTCCAAAGTCCTCGTCTCCCTCCCCTCTTCCTCCAgaaacccagcagtcagcccag TCTGAGGACGAGGAGGTGTTTGAGGAGATTCGGCGGCTGCGACTAGAGAGAGCCCGCCTGCTTCAGAAGATCCAAGCTTTAGAGCGGCAGCAACAGAGcgccctctctgccttggaggag CTTTCCCAACTCAAACAACGTTTGGCAGAATCAGAGGCAGAAAGAGACAAGCTGCTTGAGGAGTTGAAGGGGACTCACGGCTTTGGGGCCAGTGACTCTGAAGACATGGATGAAATGTTGGATTTCCCAG AAAAGCTGCTCTCCAAGCGTTCCAGAGCATCTCCTGGCCTGGAGGAGGCCAATTCCCAACCGGACACAGACTCAGCCAGCCCCTCCTCTGCTCCTGCAGATCCAAGAACTGTAACTGAGCTTCGAAGGCAAATAGAAGAGCTAACTTCACAGAACTCTGAGCTTGTTCTTAAGGTGCAG ATGCTGGAGATGTTTGAGAAGGATGACACCGACATGCAGGCCGCCGGTCCAGACTCAGTCCCTCTGGTTCAGTATGAAACCCTGAGGAAGGAGTTTGAGGTCATTCAGGAGCGCCTCTCCCAGGCCcaagcttcactggaggactctaGAGTAGCTGAGGAGCT TGGCGATGAGAAGTGCGAGGAAGGAGATGCAGAGAGTCCAGACGCTCTGAGAGAAAAACTGCATGGACTGGAGGATCAGTTGGCCTCCTCCAAGTCGGAGCTGGAGGAGCTGAAGGAGCAGATGCGACTTGGGGTGCTTTCTGTGGAGAGTGTTGAAGGAAACATTGCTGCAGCAGTTGCTGGGGCTGCAGAGGAGGGGGCGAGCCAGGAGGCGCAGCAGCTGAGAGCCAGGGTCACAGAGTTAGAGGACAAGCTTGCTAAGGGACAGCGCCAGGCTGACACCATCCAACAGCTGACAGAGAAAGTGAAGGAACTCCAGGCTGCGTTGGCCCAGAGAGAGTCTAACCACACACAAGGAGAGAGCGAAACAGTGAAGTCTCTTCGTGACAAAGTAGCTGAGCTGCAGTCAGCCCTGGCAGAGAGTAGTGTGTCAGAGAAAGGGGGAGCAGCCGCTGGAGATGGAAATCAGATCCGTCGACTTCAAGACCGTTTGGGAGAGTTGGAGGGAGAACTTCAAAAGTGCGTTCCTCGCTCAGAGCTGGAGGAGGTGCAGGTGACTCTTGGACTTCAGTGTGAGCAGCTGGCCAGGGAGAGGGCGGAGGTGGCGAGGAGACTCAACGATGCCTTGCTGGAGCTGGAGAGACTCAAACCTCCTTTACGtggtgatgaggaggaggaggaagatgaggaggaggatcaTTCAGAGAGCTCAGAGCCTTCTCTCATGTCAG AACACTCGAGGCGTTTGTTGGCAAAAGTTAGAGAAGACCTGGAAGTGGCCAGGCAGGAGGCAGCCCAGGCCCTGGACTGTCTCTGTGCTGAGCGAGAGGGACGAGCACAGGACGCCCTGCAGCTAAAGGATGCCGTGCCACTCTCAAAGCACGAAGAGGCTCTGTCTGCACTATCGGAGCGGGTGGCTCAGGTGCTGCAGGAGCTCCAAGAGGAGAAAACTTTACGTGCAGAAGCTGAGGAGAAAGTTGCCAGTCTAGAAGCCCAGTTGCAAACCACACAGGACACCGTTTCCAAAGAGGAGCATGATAAGGTCAAG GAAGAGCTACGTCGCGCTCTGCAGGACAACGAGagtacagcagcagcagctcaggacgcCCTGAGAGAGAGGGAGATGGAGCTGAGGGAGCTGAAGTCTCAGAAGGCAGCAGAACAGGGTCTGATCTCGAAGGAGGACCATGAGGCCCTGAGGCTCTCTTTGCAGGCGGAGATCAACGCCGCTACGGCACGCTTCAACGATCTCACTAGGAAACACGAGAAGACGTGCACGGAG GTGTTCCAGGTCCAAAGGGAGGCATTGTTTCATAAGAGTGAGCGGCAGGCTGCAGAGTCCCAGCTGGCCTCGGTCCAGCAGCAGCTCACTGAGCTACAGGCCCGGTCCAGCCACATCCAGGAGCTCCACAGAGACATCCAGGAGTCCCAGGGTCTGGTCAAAGAGAAGGACCGCAAG ATAACAGAACTGTCTAAGGAAGTGTTTCGGCTAAAAGAGGCCCTGGGAGCTCTGTCGCCTCCTCTTGGGATCACATCTTCCTCCTCATTCTCTACCATCCAGCAAGTCAATCCTGGACAGCAGGTGGCGCTGCAGAACAGGATTTCTATTCTCACACAACAGCTGCAA GACTGGGAGAAAAAGCACAAACATGTGGTGACTGTTTATCGCTCCCATTTACTGGCAGCTGTGCAG GGTCGCATGGATGAAGAAGTGCAGCGGCTGCTGCTCCAGATCCTGAGAATGACACAACAGGGAGACTGA
- the ankrd24 gene encoding ankyrin repeat domain-containing protein 24 isoform X3 translates to MEFLQPIQIPSGASSVQGGTTPRKRKAPPPPRTPLQIKDLPPSAKSPSPAPRVRSPEPPKSSSPSPLPPETQQSAQSEDEEVFEEIRRLRLERARLLQKIQALERQQQSALSALEELSQLKQRLAESEAERDKLLEELKGTHGFGASDSEDMDEMLDFPEKLLSKRSRASPGLEEANSQPDTDSASPSSAPADPRTVTELRRQIEELTSQNSELVLKVQMLEMFEKDDTDMQAAGPDSVPLVQYETLRKEFEVIQERLSQAQASLEDSRVAEELGDEKCEEGDAESPDALREKLHGLEDQLASSKSELEELKEQMRLGVLSVESVEGNIAAAVAGAAEEGASQEAQQLRARVTELEDKLAKGQRQADTIQQLTEKVKELQAALAQRESNHTQGESETVKSLRDKVAELQSALAESSVSEKGGAAAGDGNQIRRLQDRLGELEGELQKCVPRSELEEVQVTLGLQCEQLARERAEVARRLNDALLELERLKPPLRGDEEEEEDEEEDHSESSEPSLMSEHSRRLLAKVREDLEVARQEAAQALDCLCAEREGRAQDALQLKDAVPLSKHEEALSALSERVAQVLQELQEEKTLRAEAEEKVASLEAQLQTTQDTVSKEEHDKVKEELRRALQDNESTAAAAQDALREREMELRELKSQKAAEQGLISKEDHEALRLSLQAEINAATARFNDLTRKHEKTCTEVFQVQREALFHKSERQAAESQLASVQQQLTELQARSSHIQELHRDIQESQGLVKEKDRKITELSKEVFRLKEALGALSPPLGITSSSSFSTIQQVNPGQQVALQNRISILTQQLQDWEKKHKHVVTVYRSHLLAAVQGRMDEEVQRLLLQILRMTQQGD, encoded by the exons ATGGAGTTCCTCCAG CCCATTCAAATCCCCTCAGGCGCCTCATCAGTGCAGGGGGGCACAACCCCCCGCAAGCGGAAAGCTCCTCCACCGCCTCGCACTCCTCTCCAG ATCAAGGATTTGCCCCCATCTGCCAAGTCTCCAAGTCCAGCTCCCCGTGTGCGGTCTCCTGAACCTCCAAAGTCCTCGTCTCCCTCCCCTCTTCCTCCAgaaacccagcagtcagcccag TCTGAGGACGAGGAGGTGTTTGAGGAGATTCGGCGGCTGCGACTAGAGAGAGCCCGCCTGCTTCAGAAGATCCAAGCTTTAGAGCGGCAGCAACAGAGcgccctctctgccttggaggag CTTTCCCAACTCAAACAACGTTTGGCAGAATCAGAGGCAGAAAGAGACAAGCTGCTTGAGGAGTTGAAGGGGACTCACGGCTTTGGGGCCAGTGACTCTGAAGACATGGATGAAATGTTGGATTTCCCAG AAAAGCTGCTCTCCAAGCGTTCCAGAGCATCTCCTGGCCTGGAGGAGGCCAATTCCCAACCGGACACAGACTCAGCCAGCCCCTCCTCTGCTCCTGCAGATCCAAGAACTGTAACTGAGCTTCGAAGGCAAATAGAAGAGCTAACTTCACAGAACTCTGAGCTTGTTCTTAAGGTGCAG ATGCTGGAGATGTTTGAGAAGGATGACACCGACATGCAGGCCGCCGGTCCAGACTCAGTCCCTCTGGTTCAGTATGAAACCCTGAGGAAGGAGTTTGAGGTCATTCAGGAGCGCCTCTCCCAGGCCcaagcttcactggaggactctaGAGTAGCTGAGGAGCT TGGCGATGAGAAGTGCGAGGAAGGAGATGCAGAGAGTCCAGACGCTCTGAGAGAAAAACTGCATGGACTGGAGGATCAGTTGGCCTCCTCCAAGTCGGAGCTGGAGGAGCTGAAGGAGCAGATGCGACTTGGGGTGCTTTCTGTGGAGAGTGTTGAAGGAAACATTGCTGCAGCAGTTGCTGGGGCTGCAGAGGAGGGGGCGAGCCAGGAGGCGCAGCAGCTGAGAGCCAGGGTCACAGAGTTAGAGGACAAGCTTGCTAAGGGACAGCGCCAGGCTGACACCATCCAACAGCTGACAGAGAAAGTGAAGGAACTCCAGGCTGCGTTGGCCCAGAGAGAGTCTAACCACACACAAGGAGAGAGCGAAACAGTGAAGTCTCTTCGTGACAAAGTAGCTGAGCTGCAGTCAGCCCTGGCAGAGAGTAGTGTGTCAGAGAAAGGGGGAGCAGCCGCTGGAGATGGAAATCAGATCCGTCGACTTCAAGACCGTTTGGGAGAGTTGGAGGGAGAACTTCAAAAGTGCGTTCCTCGCTCAGAGCTGGAGGAGGTGCAGGTGACTCTTGGACTTCAGTGTGAGCAGCTGGCCAGGGAGAGGGCGGAGGTGGCGAGGAGACTCAACGATGCCTTGCTGGAGCTGGAGAGACTCAAACCTCCTTTACGtggtgatgaggaggaggaggaagatgaggaggaggatcaTTCAGAGAGCTCAGAGCCTTCTCTCATGTCAG AACACTCGAGGCGTTTGTTGGCAAAAGTTAGAGAAGACCTGGAAGTGGCCAGGCAGGAGGCAGCCCAGGCCCTGGACTGTCTCTGTGCTGAGCGAGAGGGACGAGCACAGGACGCCCTGCAGCTAAAGGATGCCGTGCCACTCTCAAAGCACGAAGAGGCTCTGTCTGCACTATCGGAGCGGGTGGCTCAGGTGCTGCAGGAGCTCCAAGAGGAGAAAACTTTACGTGCAGAAGCTGAGGAGAAAGTTGCCAGTCTAGAAGCCCAGTTGCAAACCACACAGGACACCGTTTCCAAAGAGGAGCATGATAAGGTCAAG GAAGAGCTACGTCGCGCTCTGCAGGACAACGAGagtacagcagcagcagctcaggacgcCCTGAGAGAGAGGGAGATGGAGCTGAGGGAGCTGAAGTCTCAGAAGGCAGCAGAACAGGGTCTGATCTCGAAGGAGGACCATGAGGCCCTGAGGCTCTCTTTGCAGGCGGAGATCAACGCCGCTACGGCACGCTTCAACGATCTCACTAGGAAACACGAGAAGACGTGCACGGAG GTGTTCCAGGTCCAAAGGGAGGCATTGTTTCATAAGAGTGAGCGGCAGGCTGCAGAGTCCCAGCTGGCCTCGGTCCAGCAGCAGCTCACTGAGCTACAGGCCCGGTCCAGCCACATCCAGGAGCTCCACAGAGACATCCAGGAGTCCCAGGGTCTGGTCAAAGAGAAGGACCGCAAG ATAACAGAACTGTCTAAGGAAGTGTTTCGGCTAAAAGAGGCCCTGGGAGCTCTGTCGCCTCCTCTTGGGATCACATCTTCCTCCTCATTCTCTACCATCCAGCAAGTCAATCCTGGACAGCAGGTGGCGCTGCAGAACAGGATTTCTATTCTCACACAACAGCTGCAA GACTGGGAGAAAAAGCACAAACATGTGGTGACTGTTTATCGCTCCCATTTACTGGCAGCTGTGCAG GGTCGCATGGATGAAGAAGTGCAGCGGCTGCTGCTCCAGATCCTGAGAATGACACAACAGGGAGACTGA